One Pantoea trifolii DNA segment encodes these proteins:
- a CDS encoding glycerol-3-phosphate responsive antiterminator: MDLVELLKNAPVVAAVKDAQSLQQALDSPCQVVSVLYGNICNIGRIVGQIKQAGKMAFVHVDLLEGSSRQEVVIQFLKIVTQADGIISTKPAMLKAARQHGFWAIHRLFVLDSISFNNIEKQVAQSAPDIVEILPGCMPKVLGWITERISQPIIAGGLVCDEEDARLALAAGALAVSTTNASVWPLAAGIS; this comes from the coding sequence GTGGATTTAGTTGAGTTGTTAAAGAACGCGCCGGTGGTGGCGGCGGTGAAAGATGCGCAAAGTCTGCAGCAGGCGCTGGATTCACCTTGTCAGGTGGTATCGGTGCTCTACGGCAACATTTGCAACATCGGGCGTATCGTTGGACAGATCAAACAGGCCGGAAAAATGGCCTTCGTCCATGTCGATCTGCTGGAAGGCAGCTCGCGTCAGGAAGTGGTGATTCAGTTTCTGAAAATCGTCACCCAGGCGGATGGCATCATCAGCACTAAACCGGCGATGCTGAAAGCCGCGCGCCAGCACGGATTCTGGGCGATTCACCGGCTCTTCGTGCTCGACTCCATCTCCTTCAACAACATTGAGAAGCAAGTGGCGCAGTCAGCGCCGGATATTGTTGAAATCCTGCCTGGCTGTATGCCGAAAGTGCTGGGCTGGATCACCGAACGCATCAGCCAGCCGATCATTGCCGGCGGGCTGGTGTGCGATGAAGAGGATGCACGTCTGGCGCTGGCAGCTGGCGCGCTGGCGGTGTCCACGACCAATGCCAGCGTGTGGCCATTGGCTGCCGGTATTTCGTAG
- a CDS encoding FGGY-family carbohydrate kinase, which produces MSGYLMGIDVGTQSAKVVIFQTDGKMLCSAQQPLRALAIPQPNRAEHPEDDLWTSVQQACRAAMLRFHQLGGQPHQLLAAGLCVIRCCRVLMRADGELAWPVINWMDVRLNQPYQHETAYGDVRWITTTSGYITHRLTGETRDTSANYIGCWPMDDVRQDWDNLQMPACNLRREQLFDVVRPGDVLGQVTSAAAKASGLPQGLPIVATAHDKAVEALGAGALADNEALISLGTYIGAMVHGDETPRSSDHFWPFQAALPQRFLYECMGVRRGMWTISWFRDQFGAAAVQDAQDRGIDIESLLSAEASRVAAGSNGLITLHDWAAPAHAPWRKGAIIGFDGRHTRAHLFRSLLEGIVFTMKNHLDPMMQALERPLAQLVISGGGANSDLFMQLFADIFGVPARRNAMRSSAAIGCAISAGMAVGVWQDYADAVTALVQPGETFMPNAAHHAHYQQLNQHVYQQLHAALDPLLQRLSNLG; this is translated from the coding sequence ATGTCTGGCTATTTGATGGGCATCGATGTGGGCACGCAAAGTGCCAAAGTGGTGATCTTCCAAACCGATGGCAAGATGCTGTGCAGTGCTCAGCAACCACTGCGCGCGCTGGCTATTCCGCAGCCAAACCGTGCTGAACATCCTGAAGACGATCTCTGGACATCGGTGCAACAAGCCTGTCGCGCGGCAATGCTGCGTTTTCACCAGCTGGGCGGGCAACCGCATCAGCTGCTGGCCGCCGGGTTGTGCGTGATCCGCTGCTGCCGTGTGCTAATGCGCGCTGACGGTGAACTGGCCTGGCCGGTGATCAACTGGATGGATGTGCGTCTCAATCAGCCTTATCAGCACGAAACGGCTTATGGCGACGTTCGCTGGATCACCACCACATCCGGCTATATCACCCATCGTCTTACCGGCGAAACGCGCGATACCAGCGCCAATTATATCGGCTGCTGGCCGATGGATGATGTGCGCCAGGATTGGGATAACCTGCAGATGCCAGCCTGCAATCTGCGCCGCGAACAGCTGTTTGATGTGGTGCGGCCGGGCGACGTACTCGGTCAGGTAACGTCTGCCGCCGCCAAAGCCAGCGGCCTGCCGCAAGGCCTGCCGATTGTGGCAACCGCGCATGATAAAGCGGTGGAAGCCTTGGGCGCGGGTGCGTTAGCCGATAATGAAGCGCTGATCTCACTCGGCACGTATATCGGTGCGATGGTGCACGGCGATGAAACCCCGCGCAGTAGCGATCACTTCTGGCCGTTTCAGGCCGCGCTGCCACAACGTTTTCTCTACGAATGCATGGGCGTGCGGCGCGGCATGTGGACCATCAGCTGGTTCCGCGATCAGTTTGGCGCCGCCGCTGTCCAGGATGCGCAGGATCGCGGCATCGACATTGAGAGCTTGCTAAGTGCCGAAGCCAGCCGTGTGGCCGCGGGCAGCAACGGGTTGATCACACTACATGATTGGGCAGCACCGGCGCACGCACCGTGGCGCAAAGGGGCAATCATCGGATTCGATGGCCGCCATACGCGCGCGCATCTGTTCCGCTCGCTGCTGGAGGGCATTGTGTTCACGATGAAGAATCATCTGGATCCGATGATGCAGGCGCTGGAGCGCCCGCTGGCGCAGCTGGTGATTTCGGGTGGCGGTGCCAATAGCGATCTGTTTATGCAACTGTTTGCCGACATCTTTGGCGTGCCAGCACGACGTAATGCCATGCGCAGTTCAGCGGCGATCGGCTGTGCCATCAGCGCGGGCATGGCGGTTGGCGTGTGGCAAGATTACGCCGATGCGGTGACAGCGCTGGTGCAGCCAGGCGAGACCTTCATGCCCAACGCCGCACATCATGCGCACTATCAGCAACTGAACCAGCATGTTTATCAGCAGTTGCATGCTGCGCTGGATCCGCTGCTACAGCGGTTAAGCAACCTCGGATAA